One genomic window of Nicotiana sylvestris chromosome 10, ASM39365v2, whole genome shotgun sequence includes the following:
- the LOC104234369 gene encoding fructokinase-like 2, chloroplastic codes for MAALSFNLFSTLPRQHLHWNFYPNMKVMHLQDLGLKNKWVLMAVSKEGTPEAIAKELSKTEVFGVGKKTVRISKRAPVMARRKKVVETSNDDPMNVEEAENTSESIEEPKKTQRRTRKKKEIVESSFGDSISDTEGNVTDAEAVTEPESSAKPKKTRRTRKKKETVESTFEDSTSDVEGNVTDEEVLPTSRSSEGSVEVRKRTSKKAASSSSSLEKEPTQKVTRRRRKKVNDLEDEGSQTEISDIEEELHVANVDADSEEELDFDDGEDISFSYGWPPLVCCFGAAQHAFVPSGRPSNRLVDHEWHERMKDAIWDPEKFTRAPGGCSSNVAVALASLGGKVAFMGKLGDDDFGQSLVYFMNINKVQTRSVRLDSKKATAITHMKIGKRGGLRMTTTKPSAEDSLLKSEINIDVLKEAKMFYFNTFSLLDPHMRLTTLRATKISKKLGGVVFYDVNLPFPLWESGDKAKTFIQQAWDLADIIEVTKQELEFLCGIKPSERFDTKDNDRSKFTHYPPEVIAPLWHENLKVLFVTNGTSKIHYYTKEHHGAVLGLEDVPLTPYTSDMSASGDGIIAGIIRMLTVQPHLMTDKGYLERTLKYAISCGVVDQWLQARRLGYPPKEGMEDDVVPDDHGIKSVTEREYRTLVPVS; via the exons ATGGCTGCTCTCTCCTTCAACTTGTTTTCTACTCTCCCCAG GCAGCATCTGCATTGGAACTTTTACCCAAATATGAAAGTAATGCACCTTCAAGATCTTGGACTTAAAAACAAATGGGTTCTTATGGCAGTCTCTAAAGAAGGAACTCCAGAGGCTATAGCCAAGGAGTTATCGAAGACAGAggtgtttggtgttggaaaaaagaCCGTCCGGATATCAAAACGAGCTCCGGTTATGGCTAGGAGAAAGAAAGTAGTCGAGACTTCAAATGATGATCCAATGAATGTTGAGGAAGCCGAAAATACTTCAGAGTCAATTGAGGAACCCAAAAAAACGCAGAGACGAACCCGAAAGAAAAAAGAGATAGTGGAGAGTTCATTTGGTGATTCCATATCTGATACGGAGGGTAATGTCACTGATGCGGAAGCTGTAACAGAACCAGAATCAAGTGCGAAACCGAAGAAAACCCGACGAACTCGGAAGAAAAAAGAGACAGTGGAGAGCACATTTGAGGATTCTACGTCAGATGTGGAGGGCAATGTCACAGATGAGGAAGTCTTACCAACTTCAAGATCAAGTGAAGGTTCTGTGGAAGTACGAAAACGAACTTCAAAGAAAG CTGCTTCTAGCTCTAGTAGCCTCGAGAAAGAACCAACTCAGAAGGTCACAAGGCGGAGGAGAAAGAAGGTTAACGATTTAGAGGATGAAGGTAGCCAGACAGAAATTAGTGATATCGAAGAAGAGCTACACGTTGCAAACGTTGATGCTGATAGTGAGGAAGAACTGGACTTCGATGATGGAGAGGATATTAGCTTCTCATACGGATGGCCACCTCTGGTGTGTTGCTTTGGTGCCGCACAGCATGCGTTTGTTCCTTCAGGGAGGCCATCCAATCGGCTTGTAGACCATGAATGGCATGAAAGAATGAAAGATGCAATTTGGGATCCCGAAAAATTTACCAGGGCTCCCGGGGGATGTTCGAGTAATGTTGCCGTGGCTCTTGCGAGCTTGGGCGGTAAAGTTGCCTTCATGGGGAAACTTGGCGATGACGATTTCGGTCAGTCCTTGGTATATTTTATGAATATCAACAAAGTTCAAACGCGGTCAGTTCGCCTTGACAGTAAAAAAGCAACTGCCATTACACATATGAAAATAGGTAAGAGAGGGGGCTTGAGGATGACTACCACCAAACCATCGGCTGAGGATTCTCTATTGAAGTCTGAGATCAATATAGATGTCCTTAAGGAG gcaaaaatgttttatttcaaTACATTCTCATTGCTTGACCCACATATGAGATTAACCACATTACGAGCAACAAAGATTTCGAAGAAGCTGGGAGGGGTTGTCTTTTATGATGTCAACCTCCCGTTTCCGCTATGGGAATCGGGTGATAAAGCGAAGACATTCATACAGCAAGCGTGGGATCTTGCAGATATTATAGAAGTTACGAAACAGGAGTTAGAGTTTCTCTGTGGCATAAAACCGTCCGAGAGGTTTGACACCAAGGATAATGACAGGTCTAAGTTCACTCACTATCCACCGGAAGTAATTGCTCCACTTTGGCATGAAAATCTAAAGGTTTTGTTCGTGACTAACGGGACTTCTAAGATTCATTACTACACCAAGGAGCATCATGGTGCTGTTCTTGGGCTGGAAGATGTGCCGCTGACCCCTTATACTTCTGATATGTCTGCATCTGGAGATGGCATTATTGCAG GTATCATCAGAATGCTGACAGTTCAGCCTCATCTTATGACCGATAAAGGGTACTTGGAACGAACTTTAAAGTATGCTATTAGCTGTGGGGTAGTAGATCAATGGTTGCAGGCGAGGAGATTAGGGTATCCTCCCAAAGAAGGTATGGAAGACGATGTGGTCCCAGACGACCATGGCATAAAGTCAGTAACAGAGAGGGAATACAGAACACTCGTGCCTGTAAGTTGA
- the LOC104234370 gene encoding probable 6-phosphogluconolactonase 1, with protein sequence MALSWANKDGREVRIYEYLDELSTDLADYIAELSEASVKERGVFAVALSGGSLISLMGKLCEAPYSKTVDWAKWYIFWVDERVVAKNHADSNYKLAKDGLLSKVPIVPSHVHSINDTVSAEKAAEDYEFVIRQLVRTRVISVSDISDCPKFDLILLGMGPDGHVASLFPNHSILDEKEEWVTFLTDSPKPPPERITFTLPVINSASNVAIVVTGSSKAEAVHSAIDGVGPDCPTLPAKMVQPSKGNLVWFLDKAAASKLDGAKFSE encoded by the exons GAGAAGTGAGGATTTATGAGTATTTGGATGAACTCAGCACAGATTTGGCAGATTATATTGCAGAATTATCAGAGGCTTCTGTGAAGGAGAGGGGTGTATTTGCTGTTGCTTTATCTGGTGGTTCCCTCATCAGCTTAATGGG AAAATTATGTGAAGCTCCTTATAGCAAAACTGTTGATTGGGCAAAGTGGTATATATTTTGGGTGGACGAGCGTGTGGTTGCGAAAAATCATGCTGACAGTAATTACAAGCTAGCCAAAGATGGACTTTTGTCGAAG GTGCCTATTGTTCCAAGCCATGTACATTCCATTAACGACACGGTCTCAGCAGAGAAAGCTGCCGAAGACTATGAGTTTGTTATTAGACAGCTCGTGAGGACTCGTGTAATCAGCGTTTCTGACATCAGCGACTGCCCCAAGTTTGACCTCATCCTTCTAGGAATGGGACCGGATGGACATGTCGCGTCTCTTTTCCCTAATCACTCCATACTTGATGAGAAAGAAGAGTGGGTAACTTTTCTCACCGACTCACCCAAGCCCCCTCCAGAGAGGATTACTTTCACTTTACCGGTTATCAACTCTGCATCCAATGTAGCTATAGTTGTAACTGGAAGCAGTAAAGCAGAGGCTGTGCATTCAGCGATTGATGGTGTTGGACCTGACTGCCCGACGTTGCCTGCAAAAATGGTCCAGCCAAGTAAAGGGAATTTGGTTTGGTTTCTAGACAAGGCAGCCGCCTCAAAACTTGACGGCGCAAAATTTTCAGAGTAG